In Chryseobacterium camelliae, one DNA window encodes the following:
- a CDS encoding xylulokinase — MYLLGYDIGSSSVKVCLIEASSGKIIASDFSPKKEMKITAVHPGWAEQNPSDWWTNLKLAHESVMDESGVDAEDIKAIGITWQMHGLILVDKDQNLLRPSIIWCDSRAVPYGEKAFQEIGPEKCLSHLLNSPGNFTASKLAWVKENEPEIFEKIDKIMLPGDYIAMRLSGQIGMTVEGLSEGIFWDFKNNCISEDVVNYYGIPSSFFPEIVPTFGIQATVSSEAARELGLKEGTPISYRAGDQPNNALSLNVFNPGEIASTAGTSGVVYGVLDKLEYDDLSRVNTFAHVNHTAELTRLGVLLCINGTGILNSWMKHNFATSLSSYGDMNDMASLSPIGSKGLSIIPFGNGAERVLENKDTHCSIHGINFNIHSKGDILRAAQEGIVFSYEYGMNIMRNMGMEINVIRAGNANMFLSSIFRQSLSSVSNAVIELYDTDGAVGAARAAGMGIGFYASSDEAFSSLEKIAVFEPETEKREQYLEAYSRWKEHLKEII; from the coding sequence ATGTACTTGCTAGGCTACGATATCGGCAGTTCTTCTGTGAAAGTTTGTCTCATTGAGGCATCCAGTGGAAAAATTATTGCATCAGACTTTTCTCCTAAAAAAGAAATGAAAATTACTGCTGTTCATCCTGGCTGGGCAGAGCAGAACCCTTCAGACTGGTGGACCAACCTTAAACTTGCCCACGAATCTGTGATGGATGAATCCGGAGTAGATGCCGAAGACATTAAAGCCATCGGGATTACCTGGCAGATGCACGGGCTGATCCTGGTAGACAAGGACCAGAACCTGCTACGGCCTTCTATTATATGGTGTGACAGCCGAGCGGTACCTTACGGTGAAAAAGCATTCCAGGAGATTGGTCCTGAAAAATGCCTGTCTCATCTTTTAAATTCTCCCGGAAACTTTACCGCTTCTAAATTAGCGTGGGTAAAAGAGAATGAGCCTGAAATTTTTGAGAAAATTGATAAGATCATGCTTCCCGGAGATTATATCGCTATGAGGCTTTCCGGACAGATCGGGATGACGGTTGAAGGTTTATCGGAAGGGATCTTCTGGGATTTCAAAAACAACTGTATTTCAGAAGATGTAGTTAATTATTATGGAATTCCTTCAAGCTTCTTCCCTGAAATTGTACCCACTTTCGGGATTCAGGCTACGGTATCTTCTGAAGCAGCCCGTGAATTGGGGCTTAAAGAAGGAACCCCGATTTCCTACAGAGCCGGTGACCAGCCTAATAATGCCCTTTCACTGAATGTCTTCAACCCGGGAGAGATTGCTTCCACTGCAGGTACTTCAGGCGTGGTCTACGGTGTTTTGGATAAACTGGAGTATGATGATCTGTCAAGGGTCAATACATTTGCACACGTTAACCATACTGCAGAGCTTACCCGGTTGGGCGTACTGCTTTGCATCAACGGAACCGGAATTTTAAATTCCTGGATGAAACATAACTTTGCCACTTCACTGTCGTCTTACGGGGACATGAATGATATGGCCTCTTTATCTCCTATCGGATCAAAAGGTCTGAGCATTATACCTTTCGGAAATGGGGCAGAGCGTGTTTTGGAAAATAAAGATACCCACTGTTCTATTCACGGTATCAATTTCAATATCCACTCCAAAGGAGACATCCTTCGTGCGGCACAGGAAGGAATCGTATTTTCCTATGAGTACGGGATGAATATCATGAGGAATATGGGCATGGAGATCAACGTAATCCGTGCCGGAAATGCCAATATGTTTTTAAGTTCAATTTTCAGGCAGTCCCTTTCCAGTGTCAGCAATGCTGTTATTGAACTTTATGATACCGACGGAGCGGTAGGAGCTGCAAGGGCAGCCGGAATGGGGATCGGATTTTACGCCAGCTCTGATGAAGCTTTTTCTTCATTGGAAAAAATAGCCGTGTTTGAGCCGGAAACAGAAAAAAGAGAACAGTATTTAGAAGCCTATTCAAGATGGAAAGAACATCTTAAAGAAATCATATAA
- a CDS encoding aminotransferase class I/II-fold pyridoxal phosphate-dependent enzyme, protein MKKIYRFSDYSFFTEMSELARKNNSFDLSLGLPDFDIDERLKYYLKESAESLVHQYEPLSGNPSLIQNIIRFNSDRKNGINVNENEISIIPCATFALHTALKTVLNPGDEVVIIQPSYYTYGPSVVMNGGIPVYYEPEADFCTDWDRLKCCISLKTKAVIVNSPQNPTGKIWSQADWSQLYNLIADRNIYLISEEIYDLYCYDGTEHYSSFLHPELRKRTFCIFSFGKMFHCTGWKVSYMLAPEDLTTEFRFHQQYLSYGANAPAQYALSKYLDGFDFHQHQGIMQHKRDLFNALIADTPLYTDHPCEGSVFQTVNFRHVSKTMTDVEFSKWLTAEKQVACLPLSAFYHLRQNSDYIRFSFLKKDETIIQAMEHLKKVL, encoded by the coding sequence ATGAAAAAAATTTACCGTTTTAGTGATTATTCTTTTTTTACGGAAATGTCTGAGCTTGCGAGGAAAAACAACAGCTTCGACCTTTCGCTGGGTCTTCCTGATTTTGATATTGATGAACGTCTGAAATACTACTTAAAGGAATCAGCGGAAAGTCTCGTGCACCAGTATGAGCCTCTGTCAGGAAATCCATCATTAATTCAAAACATCATCCGTTTTAATTCAGATAGGAAAAATGGCATTAATGTCAACGAAAATGAGATCAGCATTATTCCATGCGCTACTTTTGCCTTGCATACTGCACTTAAAACTGTATTGAATCCCGGAGACGAAGTTGTGATCATACAGCCTTCCTACTATACCTATGGACCTTCGGTGGTGATGAACGGCGGAATACCGGTCTATTATGAGCCGGAGGCGGATTTCTGTACTGACTGGGACCGACTGAAATGCTGTATTTCGCTCAAAACCAAAGCTGTTATCGTTAATTCACCCCAAAATCCAACCGGAAAAATATGGAGCCAAGCAGACTGGAGCCAGCTGTACAATCTTATTGCTGACCGGAATATTTACCTGATATCAGAGGAAATTTATGATCTTTACTGTTATGACGGTACAGAACATTACAGTTCTTTCCTGCATCCTGAACTCAGGAAAAGGACGTTCTGCATTTTCTCGTTTGGAAAAATGTTCCATTGTACCGGGTGGAAAGTAAGTTATATGCTGGCCCCAGAAGACCTGACCACAGAATTCCGCTTTCATCAGCAATACCTCTCCTACGGGGCGAATGCTCCTGCACAATATGCGCTGTCAAAATACCTGGATGGCTTTGATTTTCATCAACATCAGGGTATAATGCAACATAAAAGGGATCTGTTTAATGCACTGATTGCGGACACTCCTTTATACACAGACCACCCATGCGAAGGAAGCGTTTTTCAGACCGTCAATTTCAGACATGTATCAAAGACAATGACTGATGTTGAATTCTCAAAGTGGCTTACTGCAGAAAAGCAGGTAGCCTGCCTGCCTTTATCCGCTTTTTATCATTTAAGGCAAAATTCAGATTATATCCGCTTCAGTTTTTTAAAGAAAGACGAAACCATTATCCAGGCTATGGAACACCTTAAAAAAGTTTTATAA
- a CDS encoding sodium-translocating pyrophosphatase, translating to MNLFALVPVFGIIALLYTFFQSKWVSKQNAGDEKMKLISGHIADGAMAFLKAEYRILTYFVIIVAVLLAVMGMTNPDSHWTIGIAFIVGAVFSASAGFIGMKIATKANVRTAEAAKTSLSKALKVSFTGGSVMGMGVAGLAVLGLGGLFLIIKQIFASDAPVDSVEMQRTIEILTGFSLGAESIALFARVGGGIYTKAADVGADLVGKVEAGIPEDDPRNPATIADNVGDNVGDVAGMGADLFGSYVATVLATMVLGRETVSDDAFGGFAPILLPMLIAGTGILFSIAGTFFVRINDHEDSSTSSVQSALNLGNWGSIIITAIASYFLVTYLLPETMVLRGYEFSKMGVFGAIMVGLVVGTLMSIITEYYTAIGKRPVSSIVRQSSTGHATNIIGGLSVGMESTLLPIIVLAGGIYGSYLCAGLYGVAIAAAGMMATTAMQLAIDAFGPIADNAGGIAEMSELPKEVREKTDILDAVGNTTAATGKGFAIASAALTALALFAAFVGIAGIDGIDIYRADVLAGLFIGGMIPFIFSSLAITAVGQAAMAMVEEVRRQFREIPGILEGKAQPEYEKCVAISTDASIRKMMLPGAIAIISPLLIGFIFGPEVLGGFLAGATVSGVLMGMFQNNAGGAWDNAKKSFEKGVDINGQTYYKGSEPHKASVTGDTVGDPFKDTSGPSMNILIKLMSIVSLVIAPTLAVIHKDKIEAERAAKIERLTGTVGTQPVQAPAGASAIPTAVPETKGHLNENGDFVYETGNVQQVKLKGGKTISIGDGTQLYQMYTLLKRKDQALLNPDRWFTIENLYFENGSSDLKAGAEAQLLNLAEIMTAYPDLKIKLGGYTDNTGNEESNQSLSNLRAQTAKLKLLEMGIAADRMEAEGYGSQHPVCIANDTDECKARNRRIDIRVLSF from the coding sequence ATGAATCTATTTGCACTAGTACCCGTTTTCGGTATTATCGCTTTGCTTTACACCTTTTTCCAGAGTAAATGGGTCAGCAAGCAGAATGCTGGGGACGAAAAAATGAAACTGATCAGCGGACATATTGCTGATGGTGCCATGGCTTTTCTCAAAGCCGAATACCGAATTCTTACTTATTTTGTCATTATTGTAGCTGTTTTGCTTGCGGTTATGGGCATGACCAATCCGGATTCTCACTGGACAATAGGAATTGCTTTCATTGTTGGAGCGGTTTTTTCCGCTTCCGCAGGTTTTATCGGGATGAAAATTGCCACCAAAGCCAATGTAAGGACGGCTGAGGCGGCAAAGACCTCATTATCCAAAGCCCTGAAGGTCTCTTTTACAGGAGGTTCTGTGATGGGTATGGGCGTAGCAGGACTGGCTGTATTGGGATTAGGAGGTCTTTTCCTGATCATCAAGCAGATTTTTGCCTCCGATGCTCCTGTGGATTCTGTTGAAATGCAGAGAACTATTGAAATTCTTACCGGATTTTCGCTGGGAGCTGAATCCATTGCGCTATTTGCAAGGGTTGGCGGAGGTATTTATACCAAAGCGGCAGATGTTGGGGCTGACCTCGTAGGAAAAGTAGAGGCAGGAATTCCGGAGGATGATCCCAGAAATCCTGCTACCATTGCAGACAACGTGGGAGATAACGTAGGAGACGTTGCCGGCATGGGAGCAGATCTTTTCGGGTCTTATGTGGCAACAGTACTTGCCACCATGGTGCTGGGAAGGGAAACCGTATCTGATGACGCATTCGGTGGTTTTGCCCCGATACTTTTACCGATGCTGATTGCCGGAACCGGAATCCTTTTTTCTATTGCCGGAACTTTTTTCGTGAGGATCAACGATCACGAGGATTCCTCAACTTCCAGTGTACAGAGCGCACTGAATCTTGGAAACTGGGGGAGTATCATCATAACTGCCATCGCATCCTATTTTCTGGTAACCTATCTTTTGCCTGAAACCATGGTACTGAGAGGATACGAATTTTCAAAGATGGGCGTTTTCGGTGCTATTATGGTAGGCCTTGTTGTAGGGACACTTATGAGCATTATTACGGAATACTATACAGCCATAGGCAAAAGACCCGTGTCCAGTATTGTGAGGCAGTCATCTACCGGACATGCGACCAATATTATCGGTGGACTTTCTGTAGGAATGGAATCTACATTGTTACCAATTATTGTTTTAGCCGGCGGGATCTACGGATCTTACCTTTGTGCCGGATTATACGGAGTTGCAATTGCAGCTGCCGGAATGATGGCCACAACGGCTATGCAGCTGGCTATTGATGCCTTTGGCCCGATCGCCGATAATGCAGGAGGTATTGCAGAAATGAGCGAACTTCCCAAAGAAGTGCGTGAGAAAACTGATATCCTCGATGCAGTAGGCAATACGACCGCCGCTACAGGAAAAGGATTTGCTATTGCTTCCGCTGCATTAACTGCACTGGCCCTTTTTGCAGCTTTCGTAGGCATTGCTGGAATTGACGGTATTGATATCTACCGTGCCGATGTACTGGCAGGTCTTTTCATAGGAGGCATGATCCCTTTTATCTTTTCATCATTAGCCATCACAGCGGTAGGTCAGGCGGCCATGGCCATGGTAGAGGAAGTAAGGAGGCAGTTCCGGGAAATACCCGGGATACTGGAAGGAAAAGCTCAGCCGGAATATGAAAAATGCGTAGCAATATCTACAGACGCTTCTATTAGGAAGATGATGCTTCCCGGAGCCATCGCCATTATTTCTCCTTTGTTGATCGGGTTTATTTTTGGCCCTGAAGTTCTGGGAGGTTTTCTGGCTGGGGCTACGGTTTCCGGCGTTCTTATGGGAATGTTCCAGAATAATGCAGGAGGTGCCTGGGACAATGCAAAAAAATCCTTTGAGAAGGGAGTGGATATCAACGGGCAGACCTATTATAAAGGATCTGAACCTCATAAAGCTTCGGTAACAGGAGATACGGTGGGCGATCCGTTCAAAGATACTTCGGGGCCCTCTATGAACATCCTGATCAAGCTGATGTCTATTGTTTCCCTGGTAATAGCCCCTACATTGGCTGTGATTCATAAAGATAAGATTGAGGCGGAGAGGGCGGCAAAAATTGAGCGTCTTACCGGAACAGTGGGAACCCAGCCCGTTCAGGCTCCTGCGGGAGCATCTGCCATTCCAACTGCTGTACCAGAAACAAAAGGTCATTTAAATGAAAACGGCGATTTTGTCTATGAAACAGGAAACGTACAACAGGTTAAGCTGAAAGGAGGAAAAACAATTTCTATTGGTGACGGCACTCAGCTCTATCAAATGTATACCCTGTTAAAACGCAAAGACCAGGCTCTTCTCAATCCGGATCGATGGTTCACTATTGAAAACCTGTATTTTGAGAATGGTTCCAGTGATCTGAAAGCAGGTGCTGAAGCTCAGCTCCTCAACCTGGCTGAAATCATGACTGCTTATCCCGACCTGAAAATAAAGTTAGGAGGATATACAGATAATACTGGAAACGAAGAAAGCAATCAAAGTTTATCCAATCTGCGTGCTCAGACTGCTAAACTGAAACTGCTTGAAATGGGAATCGCTGCAGACCGTATGGAAGCGGAAGGCTACGGATCCCAACATCCGGTTTGTATTGCTAACGATACCGATGAATGTAAAGCCAGAAACAGGAGGATTGATATACGTGTGCTCTCTTTCTGA
- a CDS encoding M28 family metallopeptidase: MRKLIIPLFSLALTVSCGTAKVSDGKTVSRSEASAGSVDKAFLSAYKTIKAEDLKKNLYVIASEEMEGRDTGSPGQKKAGVYMVNYYKNLGIPYPKALGSYYQKVPADFMRERGGSNLPDSENILAFIEGTEKPDEIVVVSAHYDHVGTKNGVVYNGADDDGSGTVAVMQIAKAFQAAKKAGHGPKRSILFLHVTGEEHGLFGSEYYSSHPVFPLANTVVDLNIDMIGRDDPENRGKQYVYVIGSEMLSSELKVINEAANKKTNNLELNYKYDDPNDPQRLYYRSDHYNFAKNNVPVAFFFDGIHEDYHKPTDDPEKIDYPLLEKRTQLVFTTAWDIANRPERITVDKK; the protein is encoded by the coding sequence ATGAGAAAACTGATCATCCCTCTTTTTTCGCTCGCTTTAACAGTAAGCTGCGGAACTGCAAAGGTTTCTGACGGAAAGACTGTTTCCCGGTCAGAGGCTTCAGCCGGCTCGGTAGATAAAGCATTTCTTTCTGCTTATAAAACCATTAAAGCAGAGGACCTGAAAAAAAATCTCTATGTAATCGCTTCTGAAGAAATGGAAGGCCGCGACACCGGGAGCCCAGGTCAGAAGAAAGCAGGAGTTTATATGGTTAACTATTATAAAAATCTCGGCATACCCTATCCTAAAGCATTGGGATCCTATTACCAGAAAGTACCGGCAGATTTCATGAGGGAAAGAGGAGGTTCCAATCTGCCTGACTCTGAAAATATCCTGGCATTTATTGAAGGAACGGAAAAGCCGGATGAAATTGTAGTGGTTTCTGCCCATTATGATCATGTTGGAACAAAAAATGGTGTGGTTTACAATGGTGCTGATGATGACGGGAGCGGAACGGTAGCTGTAATGCAGATCGCAAAAGCATTCCAAGCTGCTAAAAAAGCAGGTCATGGGCCAAAAAGATCAATTTTGTTCCTTCATGTAACCGGTGAAGAGCATGGGCTTTTCGGTTCGGAATACTATTCTTCTCATCCTGTCTTTCCTCTGGCCAATACCGTTGTGGATCTTAATATTGATATGATCGGGCGGGATGACCCGGAAAATAGGGGTAAACAATATGTTTATGTTATCGGGTCGGAAATGTTAAGCTCGGAACTGAAAGTGATTAATGAGGCTGCAAACAAGAAGACGAACAACCTTGAACTGAATTATAAATATGATGACCCAAACGATCCGCAGCGTTTATACTATAGGTCCGACCATTATAATTTCGCCAAGAATAATGTTCCCGTAGCCTTTTTCTTTGACGGCATTCATGAAGATTACCACAAGCCTACGGATGATCCCGAAAAAATAGATTATCCGCTTCTTGAAAAAAGAACACAGCTGGTTTTTACTACAGCATGGGACATCGCCAACAGGCCGGAAAGGATAACGGTAGATAAAAAATAA
- a CDS encoding NUDIX hydrolase — protein sequence MSPSFIHTYVSVDCVVFGFDHENRLNILLAQRHFENVPIERQKKLPGSLILSEEDVDDAAQRVLHELTGIKKMVLKQFKCFADPMRASSNDDIRWMGEEYKHNIDRIITVAYLSLCKIDHKINSTKYDTVDWCPIDKVPLLPFDHNKIISESLIEIRKWIESDFSIIFELLPKRFTIRQLYQLYSALSEKRIDIKNFHKKISSFNYIIPLDEIETNVAHRAARYYKFDAKVYKKNNTKLIK from the coding sequence ATGAGCCCAAGCTTTATTCATACGTATGTTTCTGTTGACTGTGTTGTTTTTGGATTTGACCACGAAAACAGGCTAAATATTTTACTGGCCCAGCGACATTTTGAAAACGTACCAATAGAAAGACAGAAAAAACTTCCGGGAAGTCTTATTCTTAGCGAAGAGGATGTAGACGATGCCGCACAAAGGGTGCTGCATGAACTTACCGGTATTAAGAAAATGGTATTGAAGCAATTCAAATGTTTCGCAGATCCTATGCGGGCCAGCAGTAATGATGACATCAGGTGGATGGGAGAGGAGTACAAGCATAATATTGACAGGATTATTACCGTAGCTTATCTTTCCCTTTGTAAAATAGATCATAAGATCAACAGTACAAAATACGACACGGTAGACTGGTGCCCGATTGACAAAGTGCCTTTGCTTCCTTTCGATCATAATAAAATCATCAGCGAGTCGCTGATTGAGATCCGAAAATGGATAGAATCAGACTTTTCCATTATTTTCGAACTCCTTCCGAAAAGATTTACCATCAGGCAGCTGTATCAGTTGTACAGTGCCCTCAGTGAAAAACGGATCGATATCAAAAATTTCCATAAAAAGATTTCCTCATTCAATTATATCATCCCTCTGGATGAGATAGAGACTAATGTGGCACACCGTGCGGCAAGATACTATAAATTCGACGCCAAAGTGTACAAGAAAAACAATACTAAACTTATAAAATAA
- a CDS encoding inorganic pyrophosphatase: MIPNFKAHPWHGISAGEDAPNVVNVFVEIVPSDTIKYEIDKETGYLKVDRPQKFSNIIPALYGFVPRTYCNNEVMKLAVERGAQDVTMGDHDPLDICVLSSHNIHAGGLLMEAIPIGGFKMIDGGEADDKIVAVMINDHAFGHFRDISELPQAEVNRLMHYFLTYKNLPDEPAKCRIQEIYGAEHAKLVIKASQQDYADKFGG; this comes from the coding sequence ATGATTCCAAATTTTAAAGCACATCCATGGCATGGAATTTCTGCAGGGGAAGATGCGCCGAACGTAGTGAACGTTTTTGTAGAAATCGTTCCTTCAGACACTATTAAATATGAAATTGATAAAGAGACGGGGTATCTTAAAGTAGACAGACCCCAGAAATTTTCCAACATCATTCCTGCTTTATATGGTTTTGTTCCGAGAACATACTGTAATAATGAAGTTATGAAACTTGCAGTGGAGAGAGGTGCACAGGATGTGACTATGGGAGATCATGATCCATTGGATATATGCGTACTTAGTTCTCACAACATCCATGCAGGAGGTCTGCTGATGGAAGCGATTCCAATCGGTGGTTTTAAAATGATTGATGGGGGTGAAGCGGATGATAAGATTGTTGCTGTGATGATCAATGATCATGCATTCGGACATTTCAGGGATATTTCTGAACTGCCACAGGCGGAAGTAAACCGATTAATGCACTATTTCCTTACGTATAAAAATCTTCCGGATGAACCGGCTAAATGCAGAATCCAGGAGATTTACGGAGCTGAGCATGCCAAATTGGTTATTAAGGCTTCCCAACAGGATTACGCAGACAAGTTCGGAGGATAA
- a CDS encoding endonuclease V, protein MIYAFDTYYYEEYAYTVCIAFEHWESESESEIYSEKIPVVSDYESGAFYKRELPCILSLLSQIPVQKGDVIIVDGYVTLGNNGKIGLGGYLYEAMHQEYPIVGIAKNRFSEDNNQ, encoded by the coding sequence ATGATCTATGCTTTTGACACATACTATTATGAAGAATATGCTTATACTGTATGCATTGCTTTTGAACACTGGGAATCAGAATCAGAATCAGAGATATACAGTGAAAAGATACCAGTTGTTTCAGATTATGAGAGCGGAGCTTTTTACAAAAGAGAACTACCATGTATCCTGAGCCTGCTTAGTCAAATTCCCGTTCAAAAGGGAGATGTGATCATTGTTGACGGATATGTTACACTCGGCAATAATGGGAAAATAGGTTTGGGGGGCTATCTTTATGAAGCAATGCATCAGGAATATCCCATTGTAGGCATTGCCAAAAACCGATTCTCGGAAGATAATAATCAATGA
- a CDS encoding DUF7935 family protein produces MTSFSGYLPYAFALIVAIPFLVLLRQFVHSYVNLKNQELKLLTVKSGSENKTHAYERMTLFMERIKPSNLIQKFDRDLAVHEFIFLTEKAITEEFEYNASQQLYLTKNAWKNIADSKAAVIALLHKTYEDLNNNPSLEEFKTVFIMNYINGEDYIAATMEDLRREILILI; encoded by the coding sequence ATGACAAGTTTTTCAGGATATCTGCCCTATGCATTTGCGCTCATTGTTGCAATTCCTTTTCTGGTTTTGCTAAGGCAATTTGTACATTCCTACGTTAATCTAAAAAATCAGGAACTTAAGCTTCTTACTGTAAAATCAGGTTCTGAAAACAAGACCCACGCTTACGAAAGGATGACATTATTTATGGAAAGGATCAAGCCATCTAACCTGATCCAAAAATTCGACAGGGACCTAGCCGTTCATGAATTTATTTTCCTTACTGAGAAAGCTATTACGGAAGAGTTTGAATATAATGCCTCACAGCAGCTTTATCTTACAAAAAATGCATGGAAGAATATTGCTGATTCTAAAGCAGCTGTCATAGCGCTGCTTCATAAAACCTACGAAGATCTGAACAACAACCCGAGCCTGGAGGAGTTCAAAACCGTTTTTATCATGAATTACATCAATGGTGAAGACTATATTGCTGCAACCATGGAAGATCTTAGAAGAGAAATTTTAATACTAATTTAA